Within the Medicago truncatula cultivar Jemalong A17 chromosome 4, MtrunA17r5.0-ANR, whole genome shotgun sequence genome, the region ACTCAGGTTCTTTCAGACTACACTCTCACTAATGGAGTCTCATTTATTGTTTAGtaagaagtagaagaagaaaacaaaacttACAGTAGGGATTAGCGGTGATTAATCATATCCatcaattgatatttaaattaagGGTTAAGATTTGGAGTAACTACGAAgagttactcttggagtcaatataTTCCTCCTCTTTATTAAtaggattataaaaatgagaaCACATCAAATTTTAAAGGAAAGTGTGGAACAAGTGGTAGATACTTGAGTCCCTTAACCATTTGGTCCAGGGTTCGATCTCTGGCCGGTGCATatggaaaaatatttgttggaAAAGATCAACCTCATAAATGGATCTCAGTTACCTTGAAGGGATTAGTCTCCGCAGTTGCGCACAAAGGATATTTTTGAGTGCATGTTGAAACTTGATGGTATTTTTGAGTGCTTGTTGAAACTTCATGGTATTTTTGAGTGCTTGTTGAAACTTGAAGGTATTTGAATGCTGTGAAAACCATTACGTGAAAAGCTCGAGAATCAATTTAGTTTACCAAACGAAGTCACTTCTTGAAATTAAAACTGAGTTTGGTTCTTAAAGTCAAACATATTCAGTTCAAAATATTGAAAACCAGTGCATTCAACCAAGAACACAATTCAGTTCATTTTGGAACATATTTAAACTAGTTTGGTTAGGGTTCATCAGAACCAATTTCCGGATTAGTTCGGttcatttcaattatttttatcgAGCTAAACCACGACCTTCCTTATACAAAATGATGGGGAAATAGATAGAGATATAAACCATCAAATTCAAGCAAGATGGATGAATGGCTTGAGGGTCTTAGGTGATAAAATTTGCTCCCTTCTTGTCTTAGTTATAACCAAATATAACTAACTACACGCACAGTAAGAATATTAATTAAgctcatttaatttatttgattaataaaaaaaaattgcattttctaAATTGcccttgctttttattttagtttgtcTAGAAACTTGTTCAATTAAATGGTATTTTGAGAACAATAACATTTAATTGAGTGACATAAATTAggttttgcttatatttttgacaaacaaaaatgacttcttttttgcttatatttgagacTGGAGTAGTACAACTCAAGTTGTAGAGAAAATTTAATCATACAACTGTAAGATCAAAAATGTTGTATGGGACAGACCGTTGGGCAGCAAAATGTCATCATGAGAGTATGATCAGTGTAGCCAAGATGAGAACGCTGTGCTATGTGTGCGAAAATACTAGACAAGATAAGGATTAAGAGTGATGGTATCAGAGATATAGTGTAGAAAAGTTGGTTGAATGTCGCCTTGGGTGTTTGTGTGGAGGAGACGGGTAGATTCTGTAGTAAGGAGAGAAGATCAGATAGATAGTAGCCAATCAGAGGCAGGGGAAGGGTAATAAAAACTATAAGCGAAACTATCAAGATAGACCTAGAAGTCAATGATTTGGATAAAGATAAACCATATATGATAGAGCATGATGGTGCTATCCATGTAGCTGAGCCCACCTACTGGGATAAGGCTTAGTCGTTGCGGTGGTGGTGGATGTGAAATGGAGAAAACGTCAGAAACAATGGAACTCTACAGTGGACATTGGAAACCATAAGAGATCACATGGCGGGGAAGAGAATTTGAACACGTCAGAGATGACACAACGAAGGAGAGACTTTAAATATTTCTAGAAGATGACACAATGGAGGAGAAAATATATGAACACGCTTGAacattttcaatatattttcatatttcgAACAActaatttaaacattttaagGCACATAATTCTAAGAGTAGATATTCACTCATTTTCTAAATAAcgtatacattaaaaaaatggttgaaaGGTATATCTATGTCAAAACTTACACATCCTCTCTCTCTACACACACACaatatgtatgtgtgtgtgcaAAGATAGATACATAGCTATCATTTATCTATCTGCATGTGTTTGTCATCTTTTTGGGGCTTCATCCATCAATACCTGAGAGTTCAAAATTTTCTAACTCTTCCCAGGGTACAACAACTATAGGTCATTCACGGGATATCACAAGTCAGTCAGGATCTTTTGGTTCAGGTGCAGATCAACCTCTGTACCCTCCCAATGTGTATGCGCCCCAGGCCCAGGCTTTCTACTATGGAGGTTAGTCTGTATTTCTTCATTTctgtaaattaattttgtgaAGGAATATTCATTCTCTCTACTATTATGCGCAATACCCTAGGAAGTTCGGCAATTGTGATTGAATTTCAGATTTGAGGGAAAAGAGACAAACGGAAAATATAATCAGAACTTAACTTACATGTTTCCTTTATATTGAGAGACCACAAACTGTATTTATACATGATGCAAGCTTCTAATAAACCGATGATAACTGTAGATCTGGTTGTTATTTAACAGTCTAATAATTGAAGTAACTTGGAATACTCTAGTATTACCAGAAGACACACATAACAATACAAGTGACAGAAAACAACAGAGAACATTTTAATCTAATGCACATAGCAGAGACACCATTGGCAGATACTAGAAACACAGAAAACAGCTATATGCAATACTCTATCATATCCAACAAAATCAGGATCACTGCAATCAGAACTGCAGAACACCAAGTTTGTCACGAAGATTGCAAAACCTAATCTTAGATCGGAGTTTGGTTGGGATGTCAATAAGATGATCTTGAGCTGGTATAAGAGACAACAAGATAATGATCTGGCACCTTCTCACAAACAAAGAAGATATCCAACTCCATATGTTTTGTTCAAATATGCAAAACAGGACCGTGACTCAAAGCAACTATGCATTGATTGTCAGAATAAATGACAGGAGTAGGGAGAAAGGAACCTGAATCTCTATAGAGATTGAACCCAAAGAATTTATGCTGCAGTAGCTGCTAAACTTTTTTACTTCTCCTCTGCACTAGATCTGGCCACCAAAGTTTGTTTCTTCAACCATCAAGGAACTAGCAAAGTATTGGAGGTTGATATTTATGCCCAATCAACATCACAAAAGGAACACAGACTTGAACAACATATTGAAGAGCAGTAACAACAAACTTGTTAAACGAGGGAAAGTAACAACAACGTCCCTTTTAGGATCAACTGTAACAAGGAAAGAAAATTGGACATAAGAGTAGAAAATTTACGAAGATTAGGCATGGGTTTATGAACCAAACAAGTGTACCGAAAGCAAGGAGGTGACAACATGCAATAATATACTCCCAACTCAGGTCATTTAAATGCcccaaaaatctccaaaaaaataacatggaaCACTATCATCATGGATTAGAAGTGTCTGGGTTGTTTTCAAAGATGATGATTTTTacccctatttatagagatgACCTGTATGATATAAACTTCAAATCCAACAGTCAATTTTGTAATATATTTATCTAGTAAAACATTATTGGACGGTGCAACACTTGTGTAATTCAATCCCTcctcatttttatatataattataatattattggaAGTTTAATATTgctaaattttaattcattttggaGATAATgaagtttgtatttttattatcaatttgAGTTTGCCAAAAAGTGAGagttcaaataaatatttaatgcCCAGaagtttgtttttcttctttttatgcACCTAATTTTCTAACACGCTTTAGGATCCTTTTATCCTGTTATTGTTGATGCTTGTTTTTTCCCCATTCATTAACACTACATATTATTGCCAgagaatttttaaattacaaagtCAATATTGacaattaaaatatcaattgtcttttggtgtttcttataaaatcaGGCATATCTTAATTTGTGCAATGGTTGTCTGGGGTTGCTATTGCTAGCTTTTTAATCTTTGGTGAAACTGATTTCAGGTTTTGACAATGGCAATGGCGAATGGGATGAATATCCTTCATATGTCAATAATGGGGGAATCGAAATTGGATCTCCTGTGAGAATTTGGCATATCTTATTTTTATGTATAGTTTCTGTTTGTAAGgctaacttcattttttttccaacttttaTATTAGGGTGTCTACAATGAAAATCAATCCCTTGTTTTCCATTCTGGATATGGCTTCAACCCACAAATGCCATATGGACCATATTCCCCGGTTACCTCGCCTTTGCCTTCTGTAGGTGGAGACGCACAGTTATACTCCCCTCAGCAATTTCCATACACCCCACCTTATTACAACCAGCTGGTTCCTCCTCCGAACTTACCATATCTTAATTCACCGACTCCAGTTTCTCAGCCAGAGCTTACTAACCTGCTAGGCATTGACCAGCAAGttgaaagtaatttttttggaCCAAGAGCAAGCTATCCTTCCGTTGGATCTTTTGCTAGAGGAAGCTTTCCTGTAGCCCCTGGTTCCTTCAGCTTTCATGAATCTCAACAAGGATTTGATGGATCAAGATCTGGTGGTCTCTGGTCGGATTCCTCCAAACCTTCAGAAAGGCAGAGGTCTTTTATGCCTCTATCTCCTTCTGTTCCTCAACAGCCAATTGGCTCTGTCAGGTCATTTGGGCCGAGTGCTGGAATGGTTTGTTCTATTACTTGTGCATATCCTGcaatatgttatatttttctaataattaagTTTTGAACTATATTAATGTAAGAGATAAACCTTGGTACATCCTGTAACAATATTTATCTCTTGTTCCGACACTGCTGAGTTTCATTGTCAAAAGAGAGATTGCTGTACAAGCTTTTTCGACTaaacaaaatagtaaaaaataataacagatGGATTAGAATAGCATATATAGACAGATTAGTGCTTGTACATTATTCATAACTTGAATTAAATTATTCAGTTTTCACTCcttacccccccccccccccccccccgcccTGGCAAGAGTTTTAAAGcaattggtttttcttttttatctgtTGGAAAGTAGTTTGACTTGCAATGCAGAAAaaatttggtcatttttgttttgatcaaTTAATTGGAAAAAGTTTGTTCTCCTATCTCTTTCTTAGTGCATCTCGAGTCAAAAGTCCCAAAAAAGTTATATTACCATTTTCAGAAGAAATTTCTAAAATTGCGGTTCTACATGAGCCATTGTTTATATCCATGTTTTACATAGTGTAATAATATCCATCCAGCAGTTTGAAACTGTAGAACATATCCATATAACAATGTGAAACTGCAGAACTAGtcagaaaacaaaattatgggTTTGACAGTGTGGACTATACCCTTCTTTGCAGGCTTCTCATCAACAGCGATCTTTGTATGGGTTTGGATCCAGTTCAAACCCTTATGGTAGAGGCTATCTCTCTAACCCTGGTTCTAGCTTTGGAGGCTCGGCCATTTCTGGCCTTAGTGCTAATGATAGGAGCTTCCTTTCTCTTGAAAATAGCAGACGGCACGGCAGGGAAACTGCTTCTTTTTGCAGATGTAATGGTACTCTTGATATCCTCAGTGAGCAAAACCGAGGACCAAGGGCTTCAAAGCTGAAAAATCATATATCCTCTGAAAATAACGCTATTGATGGTAGTAAAAATAA harbors:
- the LOC11425089 gene encoding YTH domain-containing protein ECT1 isoform X1, with the translated sequence MAATQPPPQPPLDRPTTGDISTQPDNMKDQIVGTTTIGHSRDITSQSGSFGSGADQPLYPPNVYAPQAQAFYYGGFDNGNGEWDEYPSYVNNGGIEIGSPGVYNENQSLVFHSGYGFNPQMPYGPYSPVTSPLPSVGGDAQLYSPQQFPYTPPYYNQLVPPPNLPYLNSPTPVSQPELTNLLGIDQQVESNFFGPRASYPSVGSFARGSFPVAPGSFSFHESQQGFDGSRSGGLWSDSSKPSERQRSFMPLSPSVPQQPIGSVRSFGPSAGMASHQQRSLYGFGSSSNPYGRGYLSNPGSSFGGSAISGLSANDRSFLSLENSRRHGRETASFCRCNGTLDILSEQNRGPRASKLKNHISSENNAIDGSKNNASTAKFQDESLNRPDFATDFKDAKFFVIKSYSEDNVHKSIKYGVWASTPNGNRKLDAAYCQAKEKQDACRIFLFFSVNASAQFCGVAEMVGPVNFDKSVDFWQQDKWSGQFPVKWHIIKDVPNSQFRHIVLENNDNKPVTNSRDTQEVKLQQGIEMLTIFKNYETDTSILDDFDFYEDRQKAMQERKARQQSSIMPTGLVGGSEHRSSSDSTGDFIKQVSKNFSLVVRLDDNNNEVIAANRDKLASDVPTGNVFKPGEGILVTASSMQTS